Proteins from one Mercurialis annua linkage group LG7, ddMerAnnu1.2, whole genome shotgun sequence genomic window:
- the LOC126656006 gene encoding uncharacterized protein LOC126656006 isoform X2 has protein sequence MDHLQSYQNDDDLDNDSSPSSPDSSPPRLLPSKSAAPKVDDTTLALAVAQANQILSRPIDPVQHAITFNPTYDQLWAPIQGPAHPYAKDGIAQGMRNHKLGFVEDAAIDSFLFDEQYNTFHKYGYAADPSGSEGNNYVGDLDALNKNDGISVYNIPQNEQKRQKIERKKEKESNESADDNAVDKEVLNNPASDVWLAKNRKSPWAGKKEGLETELTEEQKKYAEEYAKKKEEKGASDKGEAVVDKSTFHGKEEKDYQGRSWIEPPKDAKASNDHCYIPKRLVHTWSGHTKGVSAIRFFPKKGHLILSAGMDSKIKIWDVFNSGKCMRTYMGHAKAVRDISFSNDGTKFLSAGYDKNIKYWDTETGQVISTFSTGKIPYVVKLNPDDDKQNILLAGMSDKKIVQWDMNTGQITQEYDQHLGAVNTITFVDNNRRFVTSSDDKSLRVWEFGIPVVIKYISEPHMHSMPSIAVHPNTNWFAAQSLDNQILIYSSKERFQLNKKKRFAGHIVAGYACQVNFSPDGRFVMSGDGEGKCWFWDWKSCKVFRTLKCHEGVCIGTEWHPLEQSKVATCGWDGLIKYW, from the coding sequence ATGGATCATCTTCAATCATACCAAAACGACGACGACTTAGACAACGATTCCTCTCCTTCCTCACCGGATTCGTCACCACCGCGTCTCCTCCCATCCAAATCCGCAGCGCCGAAAGTCGACGACACAACCCTAGCCCTAGCAGTAGCACAAGCCAATCAAATTCTTTCCAGACCAATAGATCCCGTACAACACGCCATCACTTTTAATCCTACCTATGACCAGCTCTGGGCTCCAATTCAAGGTCCCGCACATCCGTACGCCAAAGATGGAATCGCACAGGGCATGCGTAACCACAAGCTCGGCTTTGTCGAAGATGCGGCTATTGATTCATTCTTGTTCGATGAGCAGTATAATACTTTTCACAAGTACGGCTACGCCGCCGACCCGTCTGGTTCCGAAGGTAATAATTATGTTGGTGATTTAGATGCTTTAAATAAGAATGATGGTATTTCTGTTTATAATATTCCCCAAAACGAACAAAAGAGACAAAAGATTGAGAGGAAGAAAGAAAAGGAGAGTAATGAAAGTGCTGATGATAATGCTGTTGATAAAGAGGTGTTGAATAATCCTGCGAGTGATGTTTGGTTAGCGAAGAATAGGAAGAGTCCTTGGGCGGGTAAGAAGGAGGGTTTAGAGACGGAGTTGACGGAAGAGCAGAAGAAGTACGCGGAGGAGTATGccaagaagaaggaggagaagGGAGCTAGTGATAAAGGAGAGGCTGTTGTTGATAAGAGTACGTTTCACGGAAAGGAAGAGAAGGATTATCAAGGGAGGTCGTGGATTGAGCCGCCGAAAGATGCAAAAGCGAGTAATGATCATTGTTATATTCCAAAAAGACTTGTGCATACTTGGAGTGGACATACAAAGGGGGTTTCTGCTATTAGGTTTTTCCCTAAAAAGGGGCATTTGATTCTTTCTGCTGGTATGGATAGTAAGATTAAGATTTGGGATGTGTTTAATTCAGGCAAGTGTATGAGAACTTACATGGGCCATGCTAAGGCTGTTAGAGATATTTCGTTTTCTAATGACGGGACTAAGTTTTTGTCTGCTGGTTATGATAAGAATATTAAGTATTGGGATACTGAGACTGGTCAGGTTATTTCGACTTTTTCAACTGGGAAGATTCCTTATGTTGTTAAACTTAATCCTGATGATGATAAGCAGAATATATTGTTGGCGGGTATGAGTGATAAGAAAATTGTGCAGTGGGATATGAATACAGGGCAGATTACTCAGGAGTATGATCAACATTTGGGGGCAGTAAATACTATAACTTTTGTGGATAACAATCGGAGATTTGTGACCTCGAGTGATGATAAGTCTCTTCGGGTGTGGGAATTTGGGATCCCTGTTGTTATTAAGTATATTAGTGAACCTCACATGCATTCTATGCCATCAATTGCAGTACACCCCAACACAAATTGGTTTGCAGCACAGAGTTTGGATAACCAGATTCTCATCTATAGTAGCAAGGAAAGGTTTCAGTTGAATAAGAAGAAGAGGTTTGCAGGGCATATTGTGGCTGGTTATGCTTGCCAAGTCAATTTCTCACCTGATGGGCGGTTTGTCATGTCAGGAGATGGTGAGGGCAAGTGCTGGTTTTGGGACTGGAAGAGTTGTAAAGTTTTCAGGACTCTTAAATGTCATGAGGGGGTGTGTATTGGAACCGAATGGCATCCATTGGAGCAAAGCAAAGTTGCTACATGCGGCTGGGATGGCTTAATTAAGTATTGGTAA
- the LOC126656006 gene encoding uncharacterized protein LOC126656006 isoform X1, translating to MDHLQSYQNDDDLDNDSSPSSPDSSPPRLLPSKSAAPKVDDTTLALAVAQANQILSRPIDPVQHAITFNPTYDQLWAPIQGPAHPYAKDGIAQGMRNHKLGFVEDAAIDSFLFDEQYNTFHKYGYAADPSGSEGNNYVGDLDALNKNDGISVYNIPQNEQKRQKIERKKEKESNESADDNAVDKEVLNNPASDVWLAKNRKSPWAGKKEGLETELTEEQKKYAEEYAKKKEEKGASDKGEAVVDKSTFHGKEEKDYQGRSWIEPPKDAKASNDHCYIPKRLVHTWSGHTKGVSAIRFFPKKGHLILSAGMDSKIKIWDVFNSGKCMRTYMGHAKAVRDISFSNDGTKFLSAGYDKNIKYWDTETGQVISTFSTGKIPYVVKLNPDDDKQNILLAGMSDKKIVQWDMNTGQITQEYDQHLGAVNTITFVDNNRRFVTSSDDKSLRVWEFGIPVVIKYISEPHMHSMPSIAVHPNTNWFAAQSLDNQILIYSSKERFQLNKKKRFAGHIVAGYACQVNFSPDGRFVMSGDGEGKCWFWDWKSCKVFRTLKCHEGVCIGTEWHPLEQSKVATCGWDGLIKYWD from the exons ATGGATCATCTTCAATCATACCAAAACGACGACGACTTAGACAACGATTCCTCTCCTTCCTCACCGGATTCGTCACCACCGCGTCTCCTCCCATCCAAATCCGCAGCGCCGAAAGTCGACGACACAACCCTAGCCCTAGCAGTAGCACAAGCCAATCAAATTCTTTCCAGACCAATAGATCCCGTACAACACGCCATCACTTTTAATCCTACCTATGACCAGCTCTGGGCTCCAATTCAAGGTCCCGCACATCCGTACGCCAAAGATGGAATCGCACAGGGCATGCGTAACCACAAGCTCGGCTTTGTCGAAGATGCGGCTATTGATTCATTCTTGTTCGATGAGCAGTATAATACTTTTCACAAGTACGGCTACGCCGCCGACCCGTCTGGTTCCGAAGGTAATAATTATGTTGGTGATTTAGATGCTTTAAATAAGAATGATGGTATTTCTGTTTATAATATTCCCCAAAACGAACAAAAGAGACAAAAGATTGAGAGGAAGAAAGAAAAGGAGAGTAATGAAAGTGCTGATGATAATGCTGTTGATAAAGAGGTGTTGAATAATCCTGCGAGTGATGTTTGGTTAGCGAAGAATAGGAAGAGTCCTTGGGCGGGTAAGAAGGAGGGTTTAGAGACGGAGTTGACGGAAGAGCAGAAGAAGTACGCGGAGGAGTATGccaagaagaaggaggagaagGGAGCTAGTGATAAAGGAGAGGCTGTTGTTGATAAGAGTACGTTTCACGGAAAGGAAGAGAAGGATTATCAAGGGAGGTCGTGGATTGAGCCGCCGAAAGATGCAAAAGCGAGTAATGATCATTGTTATATTCCAAAAAGACTTGTGCATACTTGGAGTGGACATACAAAGGGGGTTTCTGCTATTAGGTTTTTCCCTAAAAAGGGGCATTTGATTCTTTCTGCTGGTATGGATAGTAAGATTAAGATTTGGGATGTGTTTAATTCAGGCAAGTGTATGAGAACTTACATGGGCCATGCTAAGGCTGTTAGAGATATTTCGTTTTCTAATGACGGGACTAAGTTTTTGTCTGCTGGTTATGATAAGAATATTAAGTATTGGGATACTGAGACTGGTCAGGTTATTTCGACTTTTTCAACTGGGAAGATTCCTTATGTTGTTAAACTTAATCCTGATGATGATAAGCAGAATATATTGTTGGCGGGTATGAGTGATAAGAAAATTGTGCAGTGGGATATGAATACAGGGCAGATTACTCAGGAGTATGATCAACATTTGGGGGCAGTAAATACTATAACTTTTGTGGATAACAATCGGAGATTTGTGACCTCGAGTGATGATAAGTCTCTTCGGGTGTGGGAATTTGGGATCCCTGTTGTTATTAAGTATATTAGTGAACCTCACATGCATTCTATGCCATCAATTGCAGTACACCCCAACACAAATTGGTTTGCAGCACAGAGTTTGGATAACCAGATTCTCATCTATAGTAGCAAGGAAAGGTTTCAGTTGAATAAGAAGAAGAGGTTTGCAGGGCATATTGTGGCTGGTTATGCTTGCCAAGTCAATTTCTCACCTGATGGGCGGTTTGTCATGTCAGGAGATGGTGAGGGCAAGTGCTGGTTTTGGGACTGGAAGAGTTGTAAAGTTTTCAGGACTCTTAAATGTCATGAGGGGGTGTGTATTGGAACCGAATGGCATCCATTGGAGCAAAGCAAAGTTGCTACATGCGGCTGGGATGGCTTAATTAAGTATTG GGACTAA
- the LOC126655128 gene encoding uncharacterized protein LOC126655128 isoform X4, protein MTAVSNGLNHHCASYLDRRFSKQVRDNVHGYIYLDPLFLKFVDTEEFQRLRDLKQLGLTYMVYPGAVHSRFEHSLGVYWLASEAVHKIKANQGSEIDIDDLDITTVKLAGLLHDIGHGPFSHLFEREFLPRVYNGLKCLLFSRSHEDMSLKMIDFIVDSHNIDIDPECLKKAKNMVVASTEHASQKTVNNEKRFLYDIVANGRNGIDVDKFDYLVRDSRACGLGCSFQFERLLDTMHVIEDEICYRAKDYLTVQKLFATRADMHRTVYTHAKVKAIELMVVDALSKANDHLGISSSIQEPSEFWKIDDSILKVIETNPSQELKEARELIQRIRRRDLYQFCNEFSVPKDKLEHFKDITAKDIICSQNSNGITLKEDDVAVSITKIDLTRGRSNPLERIMKAK, encoded by the exons ATGACAGCTGTTTCAAATGGACTGAACCACCACTGCGCTTCTTATCTCGACCGTCGATTCTCTAAGCAAGTTCGCGATAATGTCCATGGCTACATCTATCTGGATCCG CTTTTCCTCAAGTTTGTTGATACTGAAGAGTTTCAGAG ACTTCGTGATCTAAAGCAACTTG GTCTAACATACATGGTTTATCCAGGAGCTGTACATTCACGGTTTGAGCACTCACTAGGTGTATACTGGCTGGCCAGTGAAGCAGTTCACAAAATTAAAGCAAACCAA GGCTCAGAGATTGATATTGATGACTTGGATATAACTACGGTGAAGCTTGCTG GACTATTGCATGATATTGGACATGGACCATTCAGCCACTTGTTTGAGCGCGAGTTTCTCCCGAGGGTTTATAATGGCCTTAAATG TCTTTTATTTTCCAGGTCTCATGAGGATATGTCTCTTAAAATGATAGACTTTATTGTAGACTCGCACAATATTGACATTGATCCTGAATGCTTGAAGAAAGCCAAG AATATGGTCGTTGCTAGCACGGAACATGCTTCTCAAAAA ACTGTGAATAATGAAAAGCGATTCCTCTATGACATTGTTGCAAATGGTCGAAATGGAATAGATGTGGACAA GTTTGATTACCTTGTCCGTGACTCCCGGGCTTGTGGTTTGGGGTGCAGTTTCCAATTTGAGAG ATTACTGGATACCATGCATGTTATAGAAGATGAGATATGCTACCGCGCTAAGGATT ATCTCACAGTCCAAAAGTTGTTTGCTACTCGTGCTGATATGCATCGAACTGTCTATACACATGCAAAAGTAAAG GCAATAGAACTCATGGTTGTTGATGCTCTGTCAAAAGCGAATGATCATCTTGGAATTTCATCCTCAATTCAGGAGCCATCTGAGTTTTGGAAG ATAGATGACTCTATACTGAAAGTtattgaaacaaatcccagccaGGAGCTGAAGGAAGCAAGAGAACTGATCCAGCGGATTAGAAGAAGAGATTTATACCAG TTCTGCAATGAGTTCTCTGTTCCAAAAGACAAGCTAGAGCATTTCAAAGACATCACAGCAAAGGACATCATTTGCTCTCAG AACTCCAATGGCATTACACTGAAAGAGGACGATGTTGCTGTGAGCATTACTAAGATCGATTTGACGCGTGGAAGGAGCAATCCTCTTGAAAG GATTATGAAAGCAAAGTGA
- the LOC126655129 gene encoding uncharacterized protein LOC126655129 produces METMGCIWMRRLRILTATASFSLPFPHLSLKPPPLFSPPPLLAPAFSSTRSSFSTAVAAISSPPLPHMGVPKQGGKVVVKGMSYPELENWVQSHGFRPGQAMMLWKRLYGNKNTTLAHSVDELQGLNKDFKKMLGEHAELKALSLEDVRTASDGTRKILFRLDDELIIETVIIPCDRGRTTVCVSSQVGCAMNCQFCYTGRMGLKRHLTTAEIVDQVVFAQRLISSEIGAITNVVFMGMGEPLQNIENVIKAAGIMVHDQGLHFSPRKVTISTSGLVPQLKRFLRESSCTLAVSLNATTDEVRNWIMPINRKYNLCLLLDTLREELQFRNNYKVLFEYVMLAGVNDSYEDAKRLINLVQGIPCKINLIQFNPHCGSQFMPTSREKMIEFRNILAEAKCVVFLRDSRGDDQMAACGQLGKLGDLQVPLLRVPEQFQTAVNA; encoded by the exons ATGGAGACGATGGGTTGCATATGGATGAGGCGACTGCGAATTTTAACTGCTACTGCTTCCTTTTCACTTCCTTTTCCTCACCTCTCTCTAAAACCACCTCCTCTCTTCTCTCCCCCGCCGCTTCTCGCTCCTGCTTTCTCTTCCACTCGCAGCTCCTTTTCCACCGCCGTCGCCGCAATTTCATCACCTCCACTTCCTCACATGGGTGTTCCAAAGCAAGGTGGAAAAGTAGTTGTTAAAGGAATGAGCTACCCTGAGCTTGAA AACTGGGTTCAGTCACATGGATTCCGACCTGGTCAGGCTATGATGCTGTGGAAACGCCTTTATGGGAATAAGAACACTACTTTAGCGCATTCTGTCGATGAATTACAAG GTTTGAATAAGGATTTTAAGAAAATGTTGGGTGAACATGCCGAATTGAAGGCACTTTCTTTGGAAGATGTTCGGACTGCATCTGACGGGACTAGAAAG ATTTTATTTAGGTTGGACGATGAGCTCATAATTGAGACTGTTATCATACCTTGTGATAGAGGTAGGACAACAGTTTGTGTTTCGAGTCAAGTAGGCTGTGCCATGAATTGTCAGTTCTGCTATACTGGCAG GATGGGTTTGAAGAGACATCTGACCACTGCTGAGATTGTAGACCAGGTTGTATTTGCACAGCGTCTGATCTCAAGTGAAATCGGTGCCATCACAAATGTTGTGTTTATG GGAATGGGAGAGCCACTTCAGAATATTGAAAATGTCATCAAAGCTGCAGGTATAATGGTGCATGATCAGGGTCTTCACTTCAGTCCTCGCAAGGTCACTATTTCTACAAGTGGGCTTGTCCCTCAACTGAAACGCTTCCTTCGTGAATCCAGTTGTACTTTAGCTGTTAGTCTGAATGCCACAACTGATGAG GTGAGGAACTGGATTATGCCAATTAACCGGAAGTATAATTTATGCTTGCTTCTTGACACCCTTCGGGAGGAACTACAGTTCAGGAATAACTACAAAGTTCTGTTCGAATATGTGATGCTTGCTGGAGTAAATGACAG cTATGAGGATGCCAAGAGGTTGATCAATCTTGTTCAAGGGATTCCATGCAAGATCAATCTCATTCAATTCAATCCTCACTGCGGTTCCCAGTTTATGCCAACCAGTAGAGAGAAAATGATAGAATTTCGAAATATTTTGGCAGAGGCCAAATGTGTTGTTTTCTTGAGAGACAGTAGAGGTGATGATCAGATGGCTGCTTGCGGCCAACTCGGCAAGCTCGGGGATCTTCAAGTTCCCTTGCTACGCGTTCCGGAGCAATTCCAAACAGCTGTAAACGCTTAA